The following are encoded together in the Kribbella voronezhensis genome:
- the cysC gene encoding adenylyl-sulfate kinase, translating to MGEPPADGRVRIPAGEDDIARALVAGEVVVGDCESTPVAVLSDLSSSPDAGWIEGRLAGVGEGAELPAASGRTRVVVTSARPLTEADVESVRRLGADEVVLVVPESGASPDGVPAGVLRQCLELVAPEDFTLVPMPVSWRGSEADEALTAATAARLEGTHLWRLRPATETGADKKQRAGDELWAEGLERLREATSEPASSADVLLDKAMPVLGRWRPPRRQRGVVVFFTGFSGSGKSTLAKGLADYLTGQVDRAVTLLDGDVVRRLLSSGLGFDRAGRDLNVRRIGFVAAEVARHGGIAVCAPIAPYAESRAAVREMVEAVGDLVLVHVATPLAECERRDVKGLYKKARAGVVTQFTGISDPYDEPLDAELRVDTTGASFEESLAVITDFLAAGGWLPTQTTQAAQATKVAHVSPSDPQPEG from the coding sequence GTGGGTGAGCCTCCTGCCGACGGACGGGTACGGATTCCGGCTGGAGAGGACGACATCGCCCGCGCGCTGGTGGCCGGCGAGGTCGTGGTTGGTGACTGTGAGTCGACGCCGGTTGCTGTGCTGAGCGACCTCTCGTCGTCACCGGATGCGGGGTGGATCGAGGGGCGGCTGGCGGGTGTTGGTGAAGGCGCCGAGTTGCCTGCGGCCAGCGGGCGGACGCGGGTGGTTGTGACGTCGGCGCGGCCGTTGACCGAAGCTGATGTCGAAAGCGTGCGTCGGCTCGGGGCGGATGAGGTGGTGCTGGTCGTGCCTGAGAGTGGCGCCAGTCCGGACGGGGTGCCTGCTGGGGTGTTGAGGCAGTGTCTGGAGCTCGTCGCGCCGGAGGACTTCACGCTGGTGCCGATGCCGGTGAGTTGGCGTGGGTCCGAGGCCGATGAGGCGCTGACGGCGGCGACCGCTGCCAGGCTTGAAGGAACACACCTCTGGCGGCTGCGCCCGGCGACGGAGACCGGCGCGGACAAGAAACAGCGGGCCGGCGACGAGCTTTGGGCCGAAGGCCTCGAACGGTTGCGCGAGGCAACTAGTGAGCCGGCAAGCAGCGCGGACGTGTTGCTGGACAAGGCGATGCCCGTGCTCGGTCGGTGGCGACCGCCTCGGCGGCAACGCGGCGTGGTGGTGTTCTTCACCGGGTTCTCGGGATCGGGGAAGTCGACGCTGGCCAAGGGGCTGGCGGATTACCTGACCGGGCAGGTGGATCGCGCGGTGACGCTGCTGGACGGCGACGTCGTACGGCGATTGCTGTCGTCGGGGCTCGGGTTCGATCGGGCCGGGCGGGATCTGAACGTGCGCCGGATCGGGTTCGTGGCGGCCGAGGTCGCGCGGCACGGTGGGATCGCGGTGTGCGCCCCGATCGCGCCGTACGCGGAATCGCGGGCCGCTGTTCGCGAGATGGTCGAGGCGGTCGGCGATCTCGTGCTGGTCCACGTCGCGACGCCGCTGGCAGAGTGCGAGCGCCGGGACGTGAAAGGCCTGTACAAGAAGGCCCGGGCCGGTGTGGTCACCCAGTTCACCGGGATCAGCGACCCGTACGACGAACCGCTGGACGCCGAGCTGCGGGTGGACACGACCGGGGCCTCCTTCGAGGAGTCGCTGGCCGTCATCACCGATTTCCTCGCGGCAGGCGGCTGGCTGCCAACGCAGACAACGCAGGCCGCGCAGGCAACGAAGGTCGCGCACGTCTCACCGTCCGATCCGCAGCCGGAAGGCTGA
- a CDS encoding sulfite exporter TauE/SafE family protein, whose amino-acid sequence MDWGLAAAAFGVGIVVGLTGMGGGALMTPVLVLFFGVPPLAAVSSDLVASAVMKPVGAAVHLKRGTVHLKLVGWLCVGSIPAAFGGVLIARALGDGEEVQTIIQRALGVALLIAATGLAVRAYIRLVERARKRDGLLPPLPQGRPKLTARPLPTILVGVLGGLVVGLTSVGSGSLIIIALMALYPGLKASELVGTDLLQAVPLVASAAVGHLLFGEFQLNLTAAMLVGCVPGVWLGARISSRAPGGLIRRVLAFVLLASALKLLGVPNAATGLTLIGAVLLAPPLWMLVRRRHGFPMLARADATPDPTNHTGDGSTPPDHLEQKVQS is encoded by the coding sequence ATGGACTGGGGCCTGGCGGCCGCGGCCTTCGGCGTGGGCATCGTGGTCGGCCTGACCGGCATGGGCGGTGGCGCCCTGATGACACCGGTGCTGGTGCTGTTCTTCGGTGTACCGCCACTGGCCGCCGTTTCCAGTGACCTGGTCGCCAGTGCCGTGATGAAGCCGGTCGGCGCGGCAGTCCATCTCAAGCGGGGCACCGTTCATCTCAAGCTCGTCGGCTGGTTGTGTGTGGGGTCGATCCCAGCGGCGTTCGGCGGCGTACTGATCGCCCGGGCACTCGGCGACGGCGAGGAGGTGCAGACGATCATCCAGCGCGCGCTCGGCGTCGCGCTGCTGATCGCCGCGACCGGACTGGCCGTCCGCGCCTACATCCGGCTGGTCGAGCGGGCCCGCAAACGCGACGGGCTGCTTCCGCCACTCCCCCAGGGCCGCCCGAAGCTCACGGCCCGGCCGCTCCCGACCATCCTGGTCGGCGTCCTCGGCGGGCTCGTTGTCGGCCTGACCTCGGTGGGTTCGGGGTCGCTGATCATCATCGCGCTGATGGCGCTCTACCCCGGCCTCAAGGCGAGTGAACTCGTCGGCACCGATCTCCTCCAGGCCGTGCCGCTGGTCGCCTCGGCCGCCGTCGGACATCTGCTGTTCGGCGAGTTCCAATTGAACCTGACCGCGGCGATGCTGGTCGGCTGCGTTCCGGGCGTCTGGCTCGGCGCACGGATCTCGTCCCGGGCGCCGGGTGGCCTGATCCGCCGCGTCCTCGCCTTCGTCCTGCTGGCCTCCGCGCTCAAGCTGCTGGGAGTCCCGAACGCCGCGACCGGTCTGACCCTGATCGGCGCCGTCCTGCTCGCGCCGCCGCTGTGGATGCTGGTCCGCCGCCGCCACGGCTTCCCGATGCTCGCCCGCGCCGACGCCACTCCCGACCCCACCAACCACACCGGCGACGGCAGCACCCCACCGGACCACCTCGAACAGAAGGTTCAAAGCTGA
- a CDS encoding CDP-glycerol glycerophosphotransferase family protein translates to MSTVVFESWRGKYSDSPRAVSERLGVLRPDLRRIWVVSSQDVELPDDVGRVVRNTPAYFARIAAARYFLNNDMMPRYPLKTSRTTYVQLWHGTPLKRVGFDVPDAQYDGADLYAKRLARDVKRWDHLVSPNHFSTEKLSKAFRYDGSVLEIGYPRNDALSGLNAAELRDKTRAELGLSPSTRAVLYTPTWRDDALTGTAKPNPLAAEVEQVLAKTPEDTVLLFRFHHLVAASSPVPRHPRVLDVSGHPDIQALYLAADLMITDYSSTMFDFAITGRPMIFYTYDLADYRDQLRGFYFDLEAEAPGPLVTTTAELTAVLNDEESLRTSYAGAYDAFREKYCHLDDGHATDRLIEAVFQ, encoded by the coding sequence ATGAGCACGGTCGTCTTCGAGAGCTGGCGGGGCAAGTACTCCGACAGTCCGCGCGCGGTCTCCGAGCGGCTCGGCGTACTGCGCCCTGACCTCCGCCGCATCTGGGTCGTCTCCAGCCAGGACGTGGAACTCCCCGACGACGTGGGCCGAGTGGTCCGCAACACCCCCGCGTACTTCGCCCGGATCGCCGCGGCGAGGTACTTCCTCAACAACGACATGATGCCGCGCTACCCGCTGAAGACGAGCAGGACGACGTACGTGCAACTGTGGCACGGGACGCCGCTCAAGCGGGTCGGCTTCGACGTCCCGGACGCCCAGTACGACGGAGCAGATCTCTACGCCAAACGACTCGCCAGAGACGTCAAGCGGTGGGACCACCTCGTCTCACCGAACCACTTCTCGACCGAGAAGCTCTCCAAAGCGTTCCGGTACGACGGATCGGTGCTCGAGATCGGCTACCCCCGCAACGACGCGCTCTCCGGCCTCAACGCAGCCGAGCTCCGGGACAAGACCCGCGCCGAGCTCGGCCTCTCCCCCAGCACCCGGGCGGTCCTCTACACCCCGACCTGGCGCGACGACGCGCTCACCGGGACGGCTAAGCCGAACCCCTTGGCCGCCGAGGTCGAGCAGGTGCTCGCCAAGACGCCCGAGGACACCGTGCTGCTGTTCCGCTTCCATCACCTGGTCGCGGCGTCCTCGCCGGTACCGCGGCATCCCCGAGTGCTGGACGTGAGCGGTCACCCGGATATCCAGGCGCTCTATTTGGCGGCCGATCTGATGATCACCGACTATTCGTCGACGATGTTCGACTTCGCGATCACCGGCCGGCCGATGATCTTCTACACCTACGATCTGGCCGACTACCGCGACCAGCTCCGCGGCTTCTACTTCGACCTGGAGGCCGAGGCGCCCGGCCCGCTCGTGACGACCACGGCCGAGCTGACCGCAGTACTGAACGACGAGGAGTCGCTGAGGACGTCGTACGCCGGAGCGTACGACGCCTTTCGCGAGAAGTACTGCCACCTCGACGACGGCCACGCCACCGATCGCCTGATCGAGGCGGTCTTCCAGTAG
- a CDS encoding LamG domain-containing protein, whose translation MPGSMTKWGTVGVTLVALAAVPSCGPAAGAENDETAAVTTTPPPDPQLLITFDDQEQGSAAGRDIIGEGSAAAEISLLSRNKQKATFVAGHQGGIALRTPPYSGESSGSFSALRIEPEEWLSPGLSDFTFGADVRLDAKSNGTAIDNGDNVMQRGLYADAAQYKIQVDKHHASCVIRGTDGAVVVKSKALLTSSKWYRLTCHRSDKTVKLTVQNLETNQPPETLEKTGPIGTLDMIGSEPLSVGAKIGEDGEIIGSSTDQFNGLLDNISYERS comes from the coding sequence ATGCCGGGCTCGATGACCAAATGGGGAACTGTCGGCGTGACGCTGGTCGCGCTGGCGGCGGTGCCGTCGTGCGGGCCGGCGGCCGGTGCGGAGAACGACGAAACGGCGGCGGTCACGACGACGCCGCCGCCCGATCCACAGCTGCTGATCACGTTCGACGACCAGGAGCAGGGATCGGCCGCGGGCCGGGACATCATCGGCGAGGGATCGGCCGCCGCCGAGATCTCCCTGCTCAGCCGGAACAAGCAGAAGGCGACCTTCGTGGCGGGTCACCAGGGCGGCATCGCGCTGCGGACACCGCCGTACTCGGGGGAGAGCAGCGGCTCGTTCAGCGCGCTGCGGATCGAGCCGGAGGAGTGGCTGTCGCCCGGGCTGTCGGACTTCACCTTCGGCGCCGACGTCCGGCTGGATGCGAAGTCCAACGGGACCGCGATCGACAACGGGGACAACGTGATGCAACGCGGGCTGTATGCCGACGCCGCGCAGTACAAGATCCAGGTCGACAAGCACCACGCCTCCTGCGTGATCCGCGGCACCGACGGCGCGGTCGTGGTGAAGTCCAAGGCGCTGCTGACTTCGTCGAAGTGGTACCGGCTGACCTGTCACCGGTCGGACAAGACCGTGAAACTGACCGTCCAGAACCTGGAGACCAACCAGCCGCCGGAGACACTCGAGAAGACCGGTCCGATCGGCACACTCGACATGATCGGCTCGGAGCCGCTGTCGGTCGGCGCCAAGATCGGCGAGGACGGCGAGATCATCGGCTCGTCCACGGACCAGTTCAACGGCCTGCTCGACAACATCAGCTACGAACGCAGCTGA
- a CDS encoding PKD domain-containing protein, producing MALRRSLLLLSAVALALLGTLLTAGRGHPADAVQLPKATIVSDDPVDWTPHALDGEVHALIQIGNRVIVGGTFTTIRSATSSTQIARRSIFAYNATTGALDNGFLPTLNGAVETLLPSEDGLSVYVGGSFGTVNGTSRPRLARINLADGVLNSTFRPSVNGSVYDMKSSGGRIFIGGTFSSVGGVSHTLMATVNPETGAVDPYLSIPFGSPVRGGALQVDKFDITPDGTKLIALGNFSVVGGLSRTQIVMLDLNATSAAVRNWSTPRFEPNCSSQFLTYVHDVDFSPDGAYFVVVTTGGTPPDKLCDSASRWETAPTGGNQQPTWIDYTGGDTLWSVAVTGVAVYVGGHQRWLNNTGGSNAAAPGAVSREGLAALDPLNGLPYSWNPTRTRGVGVFDLTSVPGGLLMGSDTDRVGQNYEFHGRLAMFPNSSVTPPPGYTGQLPGPVYRLGATTTVRQYDGTTAGDASTVDTGTANFTNARGAVMIDGILYTGNSDGTLTRRSYNGTTFGSASTVNLRGLTAFATDLRNLTGMFFSNGRLFYTVAGQSSLYYRYFTPESQIVGASRFVASGNITGINWSQVSGMFLSGNQLYWGTGADGNLHRVNFANNVPVAGTAVVTSGPGIDGQDWRSQGTFLYAGTGPVPNIRPSASWGASCDLLACSFDGGNSSDPDGSITSYAWDFGDGETATGPTAPHTYAASGTYTVTLTVTDDDGATGTDSRGQVVSSVANPIEFVGANSSNQNALTHTVTVPPSTSAGDGLLLFFTQNTTATLTGPTGVTGWNLVRTLNGSGYVTRVWQKVADAGDAGKDVSVNLSAYSKAGMTVAAYSGTSLTAPVGAFDSMNETVTRAGHTTPVVNNTIAGAWRVSYWADKSSATTSWTAPAGEQVRSTSFGVPNGYISTLLTDRGAAVPTGPQGGLTATANSSSPSATAWTVLLSPR from the coding sequence ATGGCATTACGCCGTTCGCTGTTGCTGTTGTCCGCGGTCGCGCTCGCTTTGCTGGGCACGCTACTCACCGCGGGGCGGGGCCATCCGGCCGACGCGGTGCAGTTGCCCAAAGCAACGATCGTCAGTGACGACCCGGTCGACTGGACGCCGCACGCGCTGGACGGTGAGGTGCACGCGCTGATCCAGATCGGCAACCGGGTGATCGTCGGCGGCACCTTCACCACGATCCGGTCGGCCACCAGCTCGACGCAGATCGCCCGGCGCAGCATCTTCGCCTACAACGCGACCACCGGTGCACTCGACAACGGCTTCCTGCCGACGCTGAACGGTGCGGTGGAGACCTTGCTGCCGAGCGAGGACGGGTTGTCCGTGTACGTCGGCGGCAGCTTCGGCACCGTGAACGGGACCAGCCGGCCACGGCTGGCCAGGATCAACCTGGCCGACGGGGTCCTGAACAGCACCTTCCGGCCGTCGGTGAACGGTTCGGTCTACGACATGAAGAGCTCCGGCGGCCGGATCTTCATCGGTGGCACGTTCTCCTCGGTCGGCGGCGTGAGCCACACCCTGATGGCCACGGTGAACCCGGAGACCGGCGCGGTCGATCCGTACCTCAGCATTCCCTTCGGCTCGCCGGTCCGCGGCGGCGCCCTGCAGGTCGACAAGTTCGACATCACGCCCGACGGCACCAAACTGATTGCACTCGGCAACTTCTCGGTGGTCGGCGGCCTGTCCCGGACCCAGATCGTGATGCTGGACCTGAACGCCACGTCGGCCGCCGTCCGGAACTGGTCGACGCCGCGCTTCGAGCCGAACTGCTCGTCTCAGTTCCTGACCTACGTGCACGACGTCGACTTCTCCCCGGACGGCGCGTACTTCGTCGTCGTGACCACCGGCGGTACTCCGCCCGACAAGCTGTGTGACTCCGCCTCCCGCTGGGAGACGGCACCGACCGGCGGCAACCAGCAGCCCACCTGGATCGACTACACCGGCGGTGACACGCTGTGGAGCGTCGCTGTCACCGGGGTTGCCGTGTACGTCGGCGGTCACCAGCGTTGGCTCAACAACACCGGCGGCAGCAACGCCGCTGCTCCGGGCGCGGTGTCTCGTGAAGGTCTGGCCGCGCTGGACCCACTGAACGGCCTGCCCTACTCGTGGAACCCGACCAGGACCCGCGGTGTCGGCGTCTTCGACCTGACCTCGGTCCCCGGTGGTCTGCTGATGGGCAGCGACACCGACCGGGTCGGACAGAACTACGAGTTCCACGGCCGGCTGGCGATGTTCCCGAACTCGTCGGTGACGCCCCCGCCGGGGTACACCGGCCAGCTGCCGGGCCCGGTCTACCGACTCGGTGCCACCACGACAGTCCGCCAGTACGACGGGACAACGGCAGGTGACGCCAGTACGGTCGACACCGGTACTGCGAACTTCACCAACGCCCGGGGCGCCGTGATGATCGACGGCATCCTCTACACCGGCAACTCCGACGGCACCTTGACGCGCAGGTCGTACAACGGCACCACCTTCGGCTCCGCGAGCACCGTGAACCTGCGGGGGCTGACCGCGTTCGCGACCGACCTGCGCAACCTCACCGGGATGTTCTTCAGCAACGGACGGCTGTTCTACACCGTGGCCGGTCAGTCGTCGCTGTACTACCGCTACTTCACGCCGGAGAGCCAGATCGTCGGCGCTTCCCGGTTCGTGGCCAGCGGCAACATCACCGGCATCAACTGGAGCCAGGTCTCGGGCATGTTCCTGTCCGGCAACCAGCTCTACTGGGGCACCGGCGCGGACGGCAACCTGCACCGGGTCAACTTCGCCAACAACGTCCCGGTCGCCGGTACGGCGGTGGTCACCAGTGGTCCCGGGATCGACGGCCAGGACTGGCGGTCGCAGGGCACGTTCCTGTACGCCGGGACCGGACCGGTGCCGAACATCCGCCCCTCGGCGTCGTGGGGTGCCAGTTGCGATCTACTGGCCTGCAGCTTCGACGGGGGGAACTCCAGCGACCCGGACGGCAGCATCACGTCGTACGCGTGGGACTTCGGCGACGGTGAAACGGCGACCGGGCCGACGGCTCCGCACACGTACGCGGCGAGTGGGACCTACACGGTCACGCTGACGGTGACCGACGACGACGGCGCCACCGGGACCGACAGCCGGGGGCAGGTCGTGTCGAGTGTGGCGAACCCGATCGAGTTCGTGGGAGCGAACTCGTCCAACCAGAACGCGCTCACGCACACGGTGACGGTGCCGCCGTCGACCAGTGCGGGCGACGGACTGCTGTTGTTCTTCACCCAGAACACCACGGCGACCCTGACCGGTCCGACCGGAGTCACCGGCTGGAACCTCGTGAGGACGCTCAACGGCTCCGGATACGTCACGAGGGTCTGGCAGAAGGTCGCCGACGCCGGTGACGCCGGCAAGGACGTATCGGTGAACCTTTCGGCGTACAGCAAGGCAGGGATGACGGTGGCGGCGTACTCGGGGACCAGCCTGACGGCTCCGGTCGGCGCGTTCGACTCCATGAACGAGACCGTGACGCGGGCCGGCCACACCACTCCGGTCGTGAACAACACGATCGCCGGTGCGTGGCGGGTCTCCTACTGGGCGGACAAGTCGTCGGCGACGACGTCGTGGACGGCCCCGGCCGGCGAGCAGGTTCGCAGTACGTCGTTCGGAGTGCCGAACGGATACATCTCCACCCTGCTGACCGACCGCGGCGCCGCCGTACCGACCGGGCCACAGGGCGGCCTGACGGCGACCGCGAACAGCTCGAGTCCATCGGCAACGGCATGGACAGTCCTGCTGAGTCCGCGGTGA